One Bacteroidota bacterium DNA window includes the following coding sequences:
- a CDS encoding PKD domain-containing protein produces the protein MKTLRIFFVLILTIASFSTFAQGSAINASGSQPDPSAMLDVSSNTKGFLAPRMSETERNAIVNPAEGLIIFNTTSGCPNYYHNSTWFPWCGNCSPPAAPLPGSNSPVCVGSTLNLTASAIVGATYSWTGPNGFSSTSQNPSITNAGLAAAGTYNVAATVNGCTSNYAATIVAVNSLPNSSFTYTPTSPNISQAVTFSPVSTGLTYAWTFQNGSPATSTAQNPVVTWSTSGTFSVSLTVTGGGNCSSTSASNITISNCGGTGSQTFSYTGAAQTFTVPVCITQITIEAYGAQGSQGTQGNHNGSLPGTNGGVGGLGGKASGTLTVSPGQIINIYVGGQAGWNGGGASGTGSGAPGGIGGGASDVRIGGNALSNRVIAAAGGGGGGGGGLTQSCSPGIPSDGGAGSGGGSSLDGSTGTSGGGGPGVGVGGYYNGNGGSGGSGNQSGTAGGTGTTGQGGNGGSTTYPVPPYAAGVTGCGGGGGGGYTGGGGGGGAGYNGGCGAPGGGGAGGTSYTGGVTNGATQGSVRSGNGQVIISW, from the coding sequence ATGAAGACTTTGCGAATATTTTTCGTACTAATATTAACGATAGCATCATTTTCCACATTTGCACAGGGCTCTGCCATTAATGCTTCAGGTTCTCAACCCGACCCATCTGCAATGCTGGATGTTAGCTCAAATACCAAAGGATTCCTGGCACCACGAATGAGTGAGACGGAACGCAATGCAATAGTGAATCCGGCTGAAGGTTTGATTATCTTCAACACAACTTCGGGCTGTCCGAATTACTACCACAATAGTACCTGGTTCCCGTGGTGTGGTAATTGCAGTCCACCTGCCGCACCCTTGCCCGGCAGTAACAGTCCTGTTTGTGTAGGTTCAACCCTGAATCTTACGGCATCGGCAATCGTTGGGGCGACCTATTCCTGGACCGGTCCAAACGGGTTCTCTTCAACTTCACAGAATCCTTCTATTACAAATGCTGGCCTTGCTGCTGCAGGAACATACAATGTTGCTGCTACCGTAAATGGATGCACTTCAAACTATGCAGCAACAATAGTAGCGGTAAATTCACTTCCGAATTCATCCTTCACATATACACCCACCAGCCCTAATATTAGTCAAGCTGTTACGTTCAGTCCGGTTAGCACAGGTCTGACATATGCCTGGACTTTTCAGAATGGCTCCCCTGCAACATCAACCGCTCAAAATCCTGTTGTGACATGGAGTACAAGCGGCACTTTTTCGGTATCTCTTACAGTCACCGGCGGAGGCAATTGCAGCTCAACATCGGCAAGCAATATCACTATTTCTAATTGTGGCGGCACCGGTAGCCAGACTTTTTCATACACAGGTGCTGCGCAAACCTTCACAGTCCCTGTGTGCATCACTCAAATTACCATAGAAGCTTATGGTGCACAAGGCTCACAAGGGACTCAAGGAAATCATAACGGATCATTGCCCGGAACCAATGGCGGTGTCGGTGGTTTGGGTGGAAAAGCCTCAGGAACGCTCACCGTATCCCCGGGCCAGATTATTAATATTTATGTCGGAGGGCAGGCTGGATGGAATGGTGGTGGTGCTTCCGGAACCGGATCAGGCGCACCCGGCGGCATTGGCGGTGGTGCCAGCGATGTAAGAATTGGTGGCAATGCACTTTCAAATAGGGTAATTGCTGCTGCCGGTGGCGGCGGCGGCGGCGGTGGTGGACTCACTCAATCGTGCAGTCCGGGAATACCCAGTGATGGCGGAGCAGGAAGCGGCGGTGGCAGCAGTCTTGACGGTTCGACCGGAACCAGTGGCGGCGGTGGTCCGGGTGTTGGAGTGGGTGGATATTATAACGGAAATGGTGGTTCTGGTGGCAGTGGAAATCAATCAGGAACTGCCGGAGGAACCGGCACAACAGGTCAGGGAGGAAACGGTGGAAGCACCACATATCCTGTACCTCCTTATGCTGCAGGCGTTACCGGTTGTGGTGGCGGCGGTGGCGGTGGCTATACCGGTGGTGGTGGTGGCGGCGGCGCAGGCTATAATGGCGGTTGTGGCGCACCCGGAGGTGGCGGTGCCGGCGGTACTTCATATACTGGTGGTGTTACTAACGGAGCTACACAAGGTTCTGTAAGAAGCGGAAACGGTCAGGTGATTATTTCCTGGTAA
- a CDS encoding glycine-rich protein, protein MTRIKNISILIAAIAIIFSVARNGHAQGVSINAGGAPADSSAMLDVSSTSRGVLISRMTTSERNAIVHPAEGLMIFNTDSKCINLYRSNGWWEICGNCIPPASPVVGNNGPMCEGNSLNLTASLITGVTYSWTGPNGFSSTARNPVIANATSAATGTYTLTASINGCTSVPVTTTANIYPIPSAAFTFTSTGLGQNVTFTPALTGQTYSWTFQGGTPSASTLQNPVVVWNTTGSYNISLTVTTSNNCSASSSTTISVSNCVPGSTTFIYTGNIQYFTVPSCVTSITVEAYGAEGGGTSGITGTGGKGGKAIATIPVTPGETLNLFVGGMGLSAPVQIQGGYNGGGGTNASSDNTGAGGGASDIRRGLTLNDRLVVAGGGGGAGYMPQNYPSNLGGAGGGLSGGDGGTSSWCTPNCNGKGGTQSAGGLGGQRTGDPNAGDGTFGTGGRGQGSSNGGGGGGGGWYGGGGGEATSGGGGSSYISYPGSTNTSTVAGVNSGNGYIIVSW, encoded by the coding sequence ATGACGCGAATAAAAAATATTTCGATATTAATTGCAGCCATAGCTATTATATTTTCAGTTGCTAGGAATGGTCATGCACAGGGTGTGAGTATAAATGCAGGGGGAGCTCCGGCCGATTCATCTGCTATGCTTGACGTGAGCAGTACAAGCAGAGGTGTGCTTATTAGCCGCATGACAACTTCTGAGCGAAATGCTATTGTCCATCCGGCTGAAGGCTTGATGATTTTCAATACTGATTCCAAATGTATTAATCTGTACAGAAGCAATGGGTGGTGGGAAATATGCGGTAATTGTATTCCTCCTGCCAGTCCGGTTGTTGGGAATAACGGGCCTATGTGTGAAGGCAATTCGCTGAATCTTACGGCATCACTTATTACGGGTGTCACCTACAGTTGGACCGGACCCAATGGATTTTCTTCAACTGCCCGGAATCCTGTAATTGCAAATGCTACTTCTGCTGCAACTGGAACCTACACTCTTACTGCATCAATAAATGGTTGCACATCTGTTCCGGTTACGACAACTGCGAATATTTATCCTATTCCGAGTGCCGCTTTTACATTTACTTCTACCGGACTTGGGCAAAACGTAACTTTCACTCCGGCATTAACGGGCCAAACTTACAGTTGGACTTTTCAGGGTGGAACACCTTCAGCATCCACATTGCAGAATCCTGTTGTAGTATGGAATACAACAGGAAGTTATAATATATCGCTAACTGTTACTACTTCTAATAACTGCAGTGCCTCAAGCAGTACAACCATTTCAGTCTCGAATTGTGTGCCAGGCAGTACGACATTTATTTATACCGGAAATATTCAGTATTTCACAGTTCCGTCATGCGTAACCTCAATTACGGTTGAGGCCTATGGAGCTGAAGGAGGCGGTACAAGCGGCATTACCGGCACTGGAGGAAAAGGTGGAAAAGCAATAGCAACTATTCCGGTTACACCGGGCGAAACCCTGAATCTTTTTGTTGGTGGTATGGGCTTGTCAGCTCCTGTTCAAATTCAGGGTGGATACAATGGTGGTGGTGGCACAAATGCGTCATCAGATAATACAGGTGCAGGTGGTGGTGCCAGCGATATTAGACGGGGTCTTACCTTGAACGACCGTCTGGTTGTTGCAGGTGGCGGTGGTGGTGCAGGTTATATGCCCCAGAATTATCCTTCAAATCTTGGTGGTGCCGGTGGTGGACTTTCAGGTGGAGATGGTGGAACTTCCTCCTGGTGTACACCTAACTGCAATGGTAAAGGGGGTACACAGAGTGCGGGAGGCCTGGGCGGACAACGCACAGGTGATCCCAATGCAGGAGATGGAACTTTTGGAACCGGTGGCCGTGGACAGGGAAGCTCTAATGGCGGCGGTGGCGGCGGCGGCGGCTGGTATGGTGGTGGTGGTGGAGAAGCAACATCCGGAGGTGGAGGTTCAAGCTATATTTCTTATCCGGGAAGCACAAATACTTCAACTGTTGCCGGTGTGAATTCAGGGAATGGCTATATTATTGTTTCATGGTAA
- a CDS encoding PKD domain-containing protein — translation MLKQSFRFLFLIFIVHCSFLTVHSFAQGVGVNTTGSPADPSSMLDVSSNSKGVLISRMTTAERAAISNPAEGLMIFNTDTKCFNFFRNNTWFEVCGNCIGPPAPIAGSNSPVCEGSTLNLSASTVPQATYLWVGPNGFTSTAQNPVISNITLQASGIYTVYSVQNCNSQPATTTVSVSSGPASTFTANPLIPIVGQACVFSPTLTGANYNWTFQSGSPATSTNQNPSVTWAASGTYNLSLTVTQNGCSSTTNSSISISSCYNHSQSQTFSYTGAAQTWTVPSGVCSITIDAYGAQGGNGIGGGVGGKGAYISGTFTVTAGDNITLTVGGKGSNGISSLNGGGGGGGSFAVNNGVILLIAGGGGGSSYYNTSSYGQPGNANTTGGAGAYYSVTAGNGGYTDGSQGGGTGAGGGGWFTAGTGNTWCTGGQAAGGAGGVSNGYTGHGGWGGGGGGFHGGGGGGGYTGGSGGGVSSPGGGGGGSINNGTNQTNTGDYQTGNGSIVVSW, via the coding sequence ATGTTAAAACAATCATTTCGCTTTTTGTTTCTTATTTTCATTGTTCATTGTTCATTTTTAACTGTTCATTCCTTTGCACAGGGTGTTGGCGTCAATACAACAGGAAGTCCCGCTGACCCTTCATCAATGCTTGATGTCAGCAGTAATTCAAAAGGCGTACTTATAAGCCGTATGACAACCGCCGAACGCGCAGCAATATCAAACCCTGCTGAAGGATTGATGATATTCAATACAGATACCAAGTGTTTTAACTTTTTCAGAAATAATACCTGGTTTGAAGTATGTGGTAATTGTATCGGACCGCCTGCTCCGATTGCCGGCAGCAATAGCCCTGTTTGCGAAGGCTCAACATTGAATCTTTCCGCCTCTACGGTTCCGCAGGCTACTTACCTGTGGGTCGGACCCAACGGTTTTACTTCAACTGCTCAAAATCCTGTTATTTCAAATATAACATTGCAGGCAAGCGGAATTTATACTGTGTATTCTGTGCAAAACTGTAATTCACAGCCCGCTACTACAACTGTTTCTGTAAGCAGCGGACCGGCATCAACCTTTACCGCAAATCCGTTGATACCCATAGTTGGGCAGGCTTGTGTTTTCTCACCAACATTAACGGGCGCAAATTACAATTGGACATTTCAAAGTGGTTCACCGGCTACAAGTACAAACCAAAACCCTTCAGTGACCTGGGCTGCATCCGGAACTTATAACCTTTCACTCACAGTTACTCAAAATGGCTGTTCATCTACAACAAATAGTTCTATTTCAATTAGCAGCTGCTATAATCATTCTCAATCTCAGACATTCTCATATACAGGCGCTGCTCAAACCTGGACTGTTCCTTCAGGTGTTTGCTCAATCACTATTGATGCCTATGGTGCACAAGGTGGAAATGGAATCGGAGGCGGAGTAGGTGGAAAAGGTGCCTATATCAGTGGAACTTTTACCGTAACTGCGGGAGATAATATTACTCTGACTGTAGGAGGAAAAGGTAGTAATGGCATATCAAGCCTCAACGGTGGCGGTGGTGGCGGCGGTTCTTTTGCTGTAAACAATGGTGTAATACTGCTTATCGCCGGCGGCGGCGGAGGTTCCTCGTATTACAATACCAGTAGTTATGGACAACCCGGCAATGCAAATACTACAGGTGGCGCAGGTGCATATTATTCTGTAACTGCCGGAAACGGAGGATATACCGACGGTAGTCAGGGTGGCGGCACAGGAGCCGGCGGCGGTGGTTGGTTTACAGCTGGAACCGGTAATACCTGGTGCACCGGGGGCCAGGCTGCAGGTGGTGCCGGTGGCGTCAGCAACGGTTACACCGGTCATGGCGGATGGGGTGGTGGTGGTGGTGGTTTCCACGGTGGTGGCGGCGGCGGCGGTTATACCGGTGGCAGTGGCGGCGGTGTGTCAAGTCCGGGTGGCGGCGGCGGCGGTTCAATCAATAATGGAACAAACCAGACGAATACCGGCGATTATCAAACCGGTAACGGCTCAATAGTTGTTTCCTGGTGA
- a CDS encoding glycine rich domain-containing protein — MLRNLPRFLLLLLIIHCSFFIVHSYAQGVAVNVSGNPADASSIFDVSSTAKGVLLSRMTTAQRNAITNPAEGLVIFNTDTKCFNFYKANSWFEWCGNCIAPAIPVASNNTPVCAGDTLKLFASTVPGATYIWSGPNGFTSTAQNPKIPNSGTAAAGTYSVSSTNGSCSSNAATTTATVNAAPSSAYTWLPLTATINSNVTFTPAVTGASYSWTFQSGTPATSSAQNPVVQWTTSGNYSTSLTVTQNGCSSTTSSSITATTCAPVSGSQTFSYTGASQTFTVPSCITQITIECWGAQGYTCGNAGGLGGYASGTLVVTPGQQLYVYVGGQGTVSNGSYIPAGGGWNGGGNGQSNGATSAVGGGGGGSDVRTVYNANPMDGTSLNSRLIVGGGGGSATSNTGAYGGAGGGLSGQDGGQHSSYHYGRGGTQSAGGDYGGTLGQGGNAEGWMTPWNGAGGGGYYGGGISTAHSGGGGGSSYYGGVTGGSTTTGLRSGDGQVKISW, encoded by the coding sequence ATGTTAAGAAACTTACCGCGTTTTCTATTACTGCTTTTAATTATTCATTGTTCATTTTTCATTGTTCATTCTTATGCACAGGGCGTAGCCGTGAATGTAAGCGGAAATCCTGCCGATGCATCTTCAATTTTTGATGTCAGCAGCACTGCAAAAGGGGTATTGCTAAGCAGAATGACCACTGCGCAGCGCAATGCAATCACCAATCCTGCCGAAGGGCTTGTGATTTTTAATACTGATACCAAATGTTTCAATTTTTATAAAGCCAACAGCTGGTTTGAGTGGTGTGGAAATTGTATCGCACCTGCAATACCTGTTGCGTCTAACAACACACCTGTCTGTGCCGGCGATACCCTGAAATTATTTGCGTCAACGGTTCCGGGTGCCACATATATCTGGAGCGGGCCTAATGGTTTTACTTCAACAGCACAGAATCCTAAAATTCCAAACTCAGGGACTGCAGCAGCAGGTACCTATTCAGTGTCATCAACCAATGGAAGCTGCTCTTCAAACGCTGCAACAACTACAGCAACCGTAAATGCCGCCCCGTCATCTGCCTACACATGGCTGCCTCTGACGGCAACAATTAATTCGAACGTAACTTTTACTCCGGCAGTTACCGGCGCCTCCTATAGCTGGACCTTTCAGAGCGGAACACCGGCTACGAGTTCTGCACAGAACCCCGTTGTGCAGTGGACTACATCCGGTAATTACTCAACATCACTTACTGTTACGCAAAATGGCTGCAGTTCAACCACATCATCTTCAATAACCGCTACAACATGCGCTCCCGTAAGCGGAAGCCAGACCTTCAGCTATACTGGCGCTTCTCAGACGTTTACGGTGCCTTCATGTATTACTCAGATAACCATTGAATGCTGGGGTGCTCAAGGATACACCTGCGGCAATGCCGGTGGTCTTGGTGGTTATGCCAGCGGAACACTTGTTGTCACTCCCGGTCAGCAGTTATATGTTTATGTAGGCGGGCAGGGAACTGTTTCTAATGGTTCATATATTCCTGCAGGTGGCGGATGGAATGGCGGTGGCAACGGTCAAAGCAATGGAGCTACAAGTGCTGTGGGCGGCGGCGGTGGCGGCTCCGATGTAAGAACTGTGTACAACGCGAATCCTATGGATGGCACGTCTCTTAATTCACGCCTTATTGTAGGTGGTGGGGGTGGAAGTGCTACGAGCAATACCGGTGCATACGGTGGTGCAGGTGGTGGACTATCAGGTCAGGATGGCGGACAGCATAGCAGCTATCATTATGGCAGAGGCGGTACCCAATCAGCCGGCGGTGACTACGGTGGCACTTTAGGTCAGGGTGGTAATGCTGAAGGTTGGATGACTCCCTGGAATGGTGCCGGTGGCGGTGGTTATTATGGAGGTGGCATTTCTACGGCCCATTCAGGCGGCGGCGGCGGAAGCTCTTATTATGGAGGCGTTACCGGAGGAAGTACAACAACAGGTTTACGCAGTGGCGATGGTCAGGTGAAAATTAGTTGGTAG
- a CDS encoding PKD domain-containing protein, with product MKKTLIPLLKVTFTLICFFISYYNVSAQGLGVNTTGVAADPSAMLDVSGTNSGVLINRMTSAQRNAIPNPAEGLVIFNTDSKCFNFFRNNTWFELCGNCIGPPAPVAGSNSPVCEGSTLNLTATTVPQATYYWTGPNGFTSTAQNPVLSNVTLQAGGVYTVYSVLSCNSQPATTTVVVNSGPASTFTANPVMPIVGQACVFSPTLTGANYNWTFQSGSPATSTAQNPSVTWSTTGTYSVSLTVTQNGCSSTTNSSISINTCYNHSQSQTFSYTGADQTWTVPSGTCSITVEAFGAQGGTSFAGAIGGKGAYIKGTFTVASGDVITIKAGGKGVNGTGGSLHGGGGGGGSFVINGGNILLIAAGGGGGSYSSSSCVGQPGNASTTGGAGGYYSVTVGSGGFSDNGQGGGCGSGGGGWNSAGTGNNWCTGGQAAGGAGGVSQYTGHGGWAGGGASYHGGGGGGGYTGGSGGNYTIGGGGGGSINNGTSQTNTADYQTGNGSVIIAW from the coding sequence ATGAAAAAGACCTTAATCCCTTTACTTAAAGTAACATTCACCCTGATATGTTTCTTTATTAGCTATTATAATGTGTCAGCACAGGGTTTGGGAGTAAATACTACAGGTGTTGCTGCCGATCCTTCTGCAATGCTCGATGTAAGCGGCACAAATTCCGGTGTACTGATTAACCGCATGACGTCGGCACAGCGCAATGCTATCCCAAATCCTGCGGAAGGTCTGGTGATATTCAATACAGATAGCAAGTGTTTTAACTTTTTCAGGAACAATACCTGGTTTGAACTCTGCGGCAATTGTATTGGCCCACCGGCTCCGGTTGCAGGCAGCAATAGCCCCGTTTGTGAAGGCTCAACACTGAATCTTACTGCCACTACGGTTCCTCAGGCTACTTATTACTGGACAGGACCCAATGGATTTACTTCAACAGCTCAGAATCCGGTATTATCAAATGTAACATTACAGGCCGGTGGAGTTTATACCGTCTATTCAGTACTAAGTTGCAATTCCCAACCTGCCACCACGACTGTGGTTGTCAATAGCGGACCGGCATCAACCTTCACTGCGAATCCGGTGATGCCGATTGTTGGGCAGGCTTGCGTATTTTCACCAACATTGACTGGAGCAAACTACAATTGGACATTCCAAAGTGGTTCTCCGGCTACGAGTACGGCACAGAATCCATCGGTTACATGGTCAACAACCGGAACTTACAGTGTTTCACTCACAGTTACTCAAAACGGCTGTTCATCTACTACAAATAGTTCTATTTCAATCAACACTTGTTACAACCATTCTCAATCTCAAACCTTTTCATACACGGGCGCCGATCAGACATGGACAGTCCCGTCAGGTACCTGTTCTATTACTGTTGAAGCTTTTGGTGCGCAGGGTGGTACCAGCTTTGCAGGAGCTATAGGTGGAAAGGGTGCCTACATTAAAGGAACCTTCACGGTTGCATCCGGTGACGTTATTACAATAAAGGCAGGCGGAAAAGGTGTAAACGGTACCGGTGGTAGCCTCCACGGCGGTGGCGGTGGCGGTGGCTCTTTTGTGATTAACGGAGGCAATATATTGCTAATTGCAGCAGGTGGCGGCGGCGGATCCTATTCCAGCAGCAGTTGTGTCGGTCAGCCCGGAAATGCATCTACTACAGGTGGTGCCGGAGGTTATTACTCGGTAACTGTTGGCAGTGGAGGATTCTCAGACAATGGCCAGGGCGGCGGTTGTGGTTCCGGTGGCGGTGGCTGGAATTCGGCAGGCACCGGCAATAACTGGTGTACCGGCGGACAGGCTGCAGGCGGAGCCGGCGGCGTAAGCCAGTACACAGGCCATGGTGGCTGGGCAGGAGGTGGAGCATCCTACCATGGTGGTGGCGGTGGCGGCGGCTATACAGGCGGAAGCGGAGGAAATTATACAATTGGCGGTGGTGGCGGTGGTTCAATTAACAATGGAACAAGCCAGACCAATACTGCTGATTATCAGACCGGCAACGGGAGTGTTATAATTGCCTGGTAA